TTCCTGTGGTTTGTGATGTTGTAACGTTAACTTTTCATAAACCGATTTACATTaacattcaataaatttttgaggaattaagtttaatattgtttttgtGATTTCCAGTTTCTGGAAACATCATTCAAACTCATGCCCAGctgttgttgaaaaataagtgAGTTATACATTagattctacatttttctagcaatgcaacaaatttcaaacaatatgTTTGTTGTTTTCCCCTAATTGGATGTATTTGAGAAATGTTATAATCCGTAAACATTTACGACTGCATTAGATTTTACAGAATTCtactgaaacatttcaaattggatatttgaagtttcaatTTGCTTCGCTAGGTGTTTTCTACGAAATActcattttctaaatattccAACAATAATCTTCAACTTTCCAATagcattttgaatttcgaaaactttcagTCGTTCTAGAGTGTTCTTAGCTTTCAATTTCGAAGATTGCTGACTATGGTTGAGAAATTGCAGAACTACCACatcatttagaaaatttcattatgGGCTTTCTTTTGTTCAATgatacttcaaatttcaagctgaattactgaattttcagaagaaaattatGTATTGCGTGATTGGGGTTTCTATAGGATATATGTAGTTCAATGTAGTTCTTCTgggtatttttcatttataatGAGCatacagttttcaaatttctttattttacgGTTACTTTCAAAAGTGTAACATTTGCTCCAAgagtttttacaaaacttgGCACAACAAAATTTCAGGGATTTTTCTACAGCATTTTACCGGCCGCTAACATCCAGTGTACTTCTGTTCTAATTCATTGAACTTTCGATCTCCCACGTATTCTCGCTTTTTCTTGCATACTTCTCACATTCTCTTCGATTTTCTCGCTCCTTAcaattaattgaaaacaattcacGCATATGAAATTTGTAAATCTCATGGAAATAAAGAGATGAACGCAAATATCTCACCTTTTCTTTAGATTCTTTTTCCGTAGAAACACACAAATAGTGAGGATATAAATATTTACGTGGCAACGAAAACTGTATTTACATTCCTCCTCtaccttttttttctatttctctaGCTCCAGTATATGAGCTTCTCGTCAAAGTTAAAGAGATTTTGGGGAAAGATAATCGATAGAAATTATAAGAAACTGAAAGTCAACGGTGAGAAATGGTCAAAGTGATGTGATGTGACATGGGACAGGGAGAAAAGTGTCACCTGTTCCAGTTCATTGTGATCAGAAGTTACATTTCGCAACCTcgattcttctttttcttctgctCTCTCTGCGAATCTTGTTCACATTTCTCTTTTGTTCCGATTTTATGGATTTATTGAGTTTTATACATTCGTTTTTATCAAGACCTAATAAACTttattctaaaatattttcatccTAAAAATTTGCGTGTGTAGTTATGTTTTACGAATTGCTCTAATAAACTCAAaataatctcaaaaactgagaattcttgacaattttcaaaaatgcccaCATCTAGCTGAAATCTATTCAAATTGTGGTATTCTGAGAGTGATGTAGCTGACCAACATCAGTTTTTCACATAATAATTACGACTTTTCAATTGAAGTTAGAATTCGAGCTAACCCAGTCCATTTTTcgttgtgaaaatttgaaccgtcataaaactttttttgtaaatttatagAGGTTTCCTCGTGTAATGGTATTTTTAGACAATAGGtgcgaattaaaaaaaattctaactcAAGTTTCATGATTATTTTGACaatgtttccaaaagtttaaagtgtattgtttgaaacaatttttaaaacttccagTGATGGAGCATAAAATTGTGTAATACTCTAGTATATTCAACATTTCCCATTTGGtttagttggtttttttttttaatttttaaatcagtCTAAAGCAAGTCAAATGATTAATTCAGATGCTCTCTATCGTATAATTAAaccattttctaaattttcaatcaacccatcaatttttctgttctCTCCTGATTTATCATGcccacataattttttttcatcctctgaatttcaaatactacatttatttgttttgtcaggtcaaaaatggtttattttttcagatggagGAAGAACTCCAGCAACTACGCACAAATGCGTCATCAGATTTGATGACTGATGAGGTATGAAAGCTAAACAGTGActcattctgaaaatcttcTTACAGGATTTCATTGCCACAATTGAGTCGATGGGCGTGGAAGCACAGGAACGGGAGATAAATGATTTATTGAGTGAGTATTCAGTCTAAAATTTACACAATCCAATATTGTAGCTTCTGGTAACTTTGTAGTGGCACTTTGCAGACCAGACTTCCGTTTTGATaacttatttttgttttatttgctagaaaaataaattcagatcgccgataaaataatgaaatttttgtgttgtttgtctaattttgaagtcaaaatatataactagtaaaaatttatattttttagataactatttatattttttagataacTAGATTAGAAAAAACTTCTAGGTGTGAATGTTATACACTAATACTTATTAAAAATACCTGAAACAAAATAGTTtaccttaatttttttaatgcaaaataattttgttaagttttttggaaaatttaaaagttcaacCCACTAAACTTCAAGACAACCTCCATAAGACAACAAAAGCAGAGGCAGTgaatttccaagaaaacaGCTCTTATTTACCTATAAGATTACCGTTTTGAACGGTCTCGCCCTCGCGTTCTGTccattctctctctctctttgaATTGAGCAAAAACACATAGTTCTGGTATCCGGACTCTTGCAAAGTACACATCACTTTCGCTtctttttcacagaaaatttctaACCAACTCTTGAAACGAAACTGTTTTTCTCTATTATCTCCATTCTTTTTTACAGAGGCAATGCACGAGAACCGAATTGTTTCTTGGGATGAAGCAGAGCGAATTCTTATGGAGACCGATCAGACACCTGTAAGTTTTGAacgatatttttcagaactaaaatataatttttcagataaaatgcAGTTTACCAGAACAAACAAGACCTACAGAACCAGAAAACGAGGTGGATGTTGATCAATGCATCAAAAAACTATTGGATAATGATCCTTCGCTGAAAGAAATCAACCTGAATAATATGAAGGTAAACATTAATTTATAACtttgaaatggaaattaaGTCCAATtaagttcaaagttttgattttcaacatttttcatatttcagagAACCCCTGTCCCAGCAATCAAACGATTATTGGAGGCGCTTGCTTACAATGAACATTGTGAAAGAATATCCCTTGCCAACATGGGATTGTACGACCATGATATAAATGTTCTCGTCACTGTAATCGAAATGAATcaagctatcaaaaaagtgaatttggaGACCAACTATCTCAGTGGAGACttcttctcaaaactttttaaagctGCTTTGGTGAATGAATCCGTGGAAGAGATTAAAGCAGTAAATCAAGGAGTTTCGTTTTCAACacaatctgaaaaagaaatcatTGATGCTATTGTTAAAAATCATGGACTTACAAAGATCTCAATTAATTTTCGGTTACCAGAAGGAAGACACAAAGTTGAAAATGCAACGTTAAGAAATGGCGAgctcagtgagttttttgtgaatattgaTGAAAGGAACTCAAAattgtgttcttttttttcaattttcaattcaaacttCTGTTTGTTAGTGGCGGAACAcgtataaaaattgaaattcttgaaaaataattgtatttttaaaggaatttagTGGAATTTTTATAAGTTCTTTGAATTTCATGCAGTCAAAATGCTTTTTACAATCAAAAAAGTCAATGTGTATcgatttcaacaatttttttttagaaagagtGAAACGACGAGAAGCCGCTCAAAAAGCACGATTGGAAGCTGAGGAACTTGCTAAAAACCCGGTTGTGAGTCGAATTAAACACTTgacaataaattttatattaattttgtagCCAAAACTGGCACCGGAGCCCAAAAAAGAGCCCGAGCCGAAGAAAATGGCTCCAAAGGTTCGTTTGACTGTATTTTGAGCTGTTGCATGTTTTGACGCAACGGATTGTATATAATAATTACTCATAtcaataattaattatttgtgATGATATCCCCGGTTTGATGTGATTCTTATCCTCCCTCACTATCTCAACTAATTATTTCTCTCGAGTTTGCTGATGTGATTCTTGAATTCTACTTAACATTTCAAGTCTTGATATATTGTTTCGAATGCCTAGAAGTTTGAATTCCCATTTTgtaatttatataaaatttactTGTATATTCGCTATTGTATTGtccatataattttcagatttgtccACAAtgtccaattttttgtgactGCGGTTTTCATGTTCTTATTGATACAATTCTATTAAATGTTCTTAAGATTCCACCTGCCGTCCCAAAATCGTTGGTGTCACCGGAACCGAAACCATCCCTAGCGCCAAAAGCTGCTCCGGTCATTGCAACAGCTCCTCCAAAGTCTACTATTTTAATGAAACAACTATCTTTCCAAAGAGCAAGTCGAGAATCTGAAGAGGATACTGAGTTTGTACCTCCACCTGCAGTACCAGAGCCACCTAAGAAATTGGCTATCCCGAAAACTTTTATGAAGAAGGAAGAGACAccatcttttcaaaaagttgcaaagaGGCCTACGCGACAGTGGGAACCAAAGAAACAAGAATCATTGGAACAAGAAGAACATAAGGAAACTGTGAAAGAAGAAGTTAAGAAAGAAGAGGTTAAGGAAAAAGTTCCCGCAAAAGTTGAAAGGAAACACTGGGAGCCCAAAGTTGCACCAGCTCCAGTTATTGATGGTTATGCTCCAATTCTTGATGTTTCCGGGAATGCTGCTCCATCAACTGCAAAGCCAAAACTTGACGGAGCACCTATACGTGCTAAACGACCTCCTATCACTGCTAAAAATATTTGGGAGCAACGAATGGCAAAGATTGAGaagaaagaggaaaagaagaagccgttactttctattcaaaaaattagagaaatggagaaaaatgatgtgatcaaaaaagaagaggaCGATCGATTGgagcaacttttgaaaaaagaaaaagaaccaAAAAAGCTAAACAATGAGCACAGAAAGctatttgaaaatggaaatgttgCACAGAAGAAGCCGGAACCAAGACGGCATGTTCAGAAGCTCATTGCAAAGAAACCAAACTCAATTCTGAATCAAACAGAACCCACAAAAATAGAGGGACCGGATAAGCAAGAAACCCGaccaactacagtaatccggcGTACTGTAAtacgaaaaaaagaagaaatggttccatctgaaaaaccagaagtttctgaaaatgagaagccAAAACGAAGATTGGTTCGAAAGAAGAAAGTGGTTGAAGGAGATGGGATGAACGGAACAAATGGGCATCAATCACATTTGACAAGTGCTCCACCACAAGCAGttcattgatttttgtatAAACCGCTatattattttgatatttctcctcattttttccaattgaattttactaactttcaagaaaaataactTCTTGATGTAATTATTGATCACCAAAAATCCTCTGCCTTTCTTGTGATACAAACATgtactttactttttttttccaatttaactttattttaaaattttcccacaCATTTCTTGTTTTAATTTCCGAAACAAGAAATTTTCTAACCGCATTCTTGCTCAACCTGTCATCCACTTCTTCTTGATAATTTTCACTGTCCAATAACTTATTATTGAATGAACCTTCTTCCAGAAATACGGTTCCAGAGTAATACCTAAATCATTAATATGTTTTCAGTTTGGTGAAGAGAAACAAGCTCCAATGCCAGTGTACAAATTAAATCGGACGCTTTCGAGAGATGTTCAATAAAAAGATGCTCAagaatgttatttttttctatgaaaaaaataacattcaAAACTAAATGCTCTATgaatttgtttcagttttctgtttaaaattacaataCTTCACTCACTTAATGATCATTGTCGGGATTTTAATACAGTACCAATTTACCAGTgaataaaattcaatacatatcttcaaaattggCATCCGAATCaagggtgtcatttttcgatttttcgattttttcgatttttcgatgtttttcagtgaaaatcgaaaaatcgaaaaattctcaaaaattttcaaaaatcgaaaaatcgaaaaatgttcgatttttcgattattttttttcgaaaaatcgaaaaattaaataaatcgttttttttcctgtttagATAACATTCttgtttattcgaaaaaaacatcTTGTGATATACATTTAGCTGCCAACATATCGCCACCCCACCCATAAAGAGACACATTTTTACAACCCAATGACCTACATATTCAAATATTAGCTCTATTAAGAAGGTATCAACACGTACGATACGTCCTGCTATACTGTTATAATAATCCTTCCCTGTGGGAACCCTTTTTGAATAGATATTTACAACCTCCTATAACGAAaaggttcaaaaataaaacattatcagctgttttgtaagtttattttaaaaatcggaaatttttttcgattttttcagaaaatcgaaaaaccgacacccttgaTCCGAATATGACTAGGAATCCTCGTAATTTTGTGAATGACACGTTAGGAGTGTGTAGGCATAAGACAAGAGCAGGCAggtaatcaaaaatgtttgtgcCTATAGGTTTATATGCTCGGAAAAggtattatttttcaagattaatttgaaatagttGATCTATCGGTCTTCTACTTCTTTTTTGACCCAATTGAAGTCATCCCACTCTTTTACCAATTTGTGCAATAAATGTgcaattttcttcgaaaaatgtgtGTGTGCGCGTGCCAAATTTGACATCCTCACCGGTCGTCCACCCGCTCTTCTGCTTCTTCATTATTCATAcaccccaattttttttgtgaagaaatgaaaatgctaatttttcttattttatatCTTGCAATTTTTGACGAATATGTTTCATGAACGTTGCACTTTTATGAGTTCTCGATGAAGTTCCTTTTAGTGTCTATAGCATTCTGTAAATTAACtcctaattttttcgaaaacttcttCTATTTTTGGGAAAgcattatttgtttttcattccaatttttctcaaagtttgatgtcatgatttttctatttctggAGAATTCATCGAACTGATCCTAATGTTTTCCTATAATCAAGAATTTTACGAAACAAACTTCTTCTATTAACttcttaacaaaaaaaggtttgctttttctaaaaactgacATGCAAGTCGCCGTTAAAATTTCTCATTATGATAATTAGATTAGGCCTAATATTAAGCTGGATTCCTAGAGCACAATGCTCGAGCAGTCATTCAAATAGACATTTTATTTCTTCTTATTCCTTTTGTCGCCTTCGCGACGATTATTAGGCTGTGTGACGAGCAGatctttataaaattttttgttaggaAAGAATCTATTTGTATTTCTTGCCAAGTGTTTTTTCTAGGCTAGAGTAGGCAAACCATCCTACCAGCCTATTTACTTCAGCGCACACTCCCATACTTCATTTGAGCAATGGGAattattttctggaaatttatttatgaaatggaaaagtttcgaaatgaAGCATGCATGAAAGATTATGCCAGGCGTAGGTAACTTTGAAGGCAGATAATTAGTTCACTCAGCAAACTCACAGACActatttttcatattaaaatttattttgtaattttgagaATGTGAGAATCCGCTAAATTaggtaacatttttaaattaggttacattgttaaaaaaaaatatattaaaggtagttaaagtatttttgcatatattaaaaaaaatagcgtTTAACATGGATGGTTTAACatgaaaatggcaaaaactaAATCGGATGTCATTATAGTTTTAACTTCGTCTCTATCTGAAATCTCTATAAAAAGTGGATCTCTGTAGCGCCTTCTTCCGGTTTTATTATCTCATATGCATTAGTGACGGATAAATGTTAAGATCTGCTTTCCAggaattcctttttttaatgctGAGAGTTTATAAACGGCTTCACCACTTCTAATCTTCTTCGCATTTGTTCTatgataaaaaatgtaggtgctctttcttttgaatttttcagatttcgtTCTCGCAAGtgattttcaaatctaaatGTTTAATGCATAACTCGCGAAACATCAAATTGTCCTCGTAGATtaagaaaaaagcaaagtaAAAAGCCAACACTCTTGCTCAATTATCTTACTTGAGAGAagagaaaaatgttgataattGAGTTAGCAAATGAGGCAAAAACATGAGGTTGCTCTGTTTTTGTCgtagtttgtttttttcctttgattttcaaaattttatttgtttcagttCGATGGGACAGGTTTGGGAAtcatatagattttttttttgattttctcatgcctttctgaaattcgcttttgcattttttaggattttaaaGGTGGGTCAGATAAATTGTCTTACCATTAATTGCTCTGAAGTATtagaatttttcccatttgtCTTGTTATAGTGGCTGGGATTTCGTTAAATATGATATTGGagatttttgttaatttagttttcaacCAATAATTTTGAACCAGATTGtagcttttcaaaatgtttaatttttgtgatgtttcATCTTAGTTCTTTCCAgttcaaagttttaatttgaacataaaattaaattctaaatatttcagatcCAAGCCTCATAAACATTCTTAAAGTTCATGTCGACTTTCCCCAAAATTCAACCAATAATTTAACAAGTTTCCCTTCCATAGTCACATTTTCTCTGAAACCCTATAAATTATAGGTTGTCCTCTAAAATTGATTCACCACTCCCACACTTTTTCCTCCCTGCCCGTCTACTTACATTTTTCctactttcatttttcaaatcctcAAGCCGAAAGGAAATGAGCCTGTGAGTAAGATCGTGCACGAAGATTCATCGTCTTCATCGGTCGTCCTCTCCGCTTCATTAGGCTCCTCCGAAAGCTGCAGGCCCATTTGCTCTTTTAGTGCTCTGTTGACTTTTATGCTGCTCCTTTTCCTATTTTTGTCATGCTCCTCCCCTATTGTATtattctcttcttcttcactcattttcttcatcttctccttcttcttcaatCGAATCttctaataaataaaatttcttgcGGTTTTAAACGAACCTCCATCAAACCTCCTATTCTTTCCCTCGACTATTAGCGgactcaatttttatgatctTGCACAACATGCTGTTCACGGCCACTTATATCTaacaaattcattttcttaAGATTCAGCCTCGTAACTATTCAACATTACTCCCACATTCATCTGATGATGTTACTGTAGAAAAGGTCAAAAGATGTTGTGAATCAATGGCTTTATCTGACATCTTCCCAATATTCATTGTCGCTGGTGCGCTTTGGATCCTGGTTTACTGTATTCTCatgacacaaaaaatttttatggataGTCATTATCAAGAGATTCAACCAAAACAACATGAGGAAGGGGATGAAGAAGACGAGCATGCACCGGTACATCATCAGGGAAATAATCATTTAGATCATCCTCATGTGGAAAGAGAAAAGTAAGTCTGAAAATGCAATCAttataaaataatcaaaaatgagaagaaaactgtagggtttaaataaaaatatgttgaaCAATCATAGAATGTTGGCATGGTATTCAGGTTTAAGCTTTTTGCTTGACATCATGGAAAGATACTGATAGTgagaaattaattgaaaatgtttttgaaaaactgtctgaaaatgatataccgtatttccactattagtcttgcatgcaaggctaattttcaatcaacccgtaggggtgcaagactaatagagactgcaagactattagaggctgcaagactaattttcgaagatcCAAAAGCTTTGTAAAATATACTATTTCTTGTCAAAAACTTGACTTGAGACAGTCTAAATCATACAAAATACTTATTTgtccattattttttcaattatttgaaccCTTTTAAGTTGAATTTAGCCAACAAAtgacgaattttttgaagtttccacAAAATATTGCtgatctaacaaaaaaaaaggtgcaaGACTATGAGAGACTGtaatactaatagaggctgcaagactaatagaggaaatacggtatttctTTGTACCTACTGCTATGAACCTTTTTTGAAAGGGTTCAGGATGCttactaattttttcataGGAAACTACTATCGGCATCGGATTCAGTGTACCAAAAAACTTCTGCAACTTCGGTGTAACTAATAttagatttctaaaaattccgaTATCTCAGAAATGAAAGCGAAATagcaaaaagttgaacaagcgactgagatttttgaaagttttgtcAATATACCtcagtttctcaaaaagtatattttttaaacattgaatagcttaaatatatgtttttcatGATGCACATTTCCCGGTCAAAATTGTTTAGAGTAACAATagattcattcaaaaatgggTTCAAAAACTGACCGAAACTCTcgatttcatttgaaaatttcacttccCTGTATACACACAGTGAACGATTTGTTCACAATCTGCCAAccacaaaaatattaatcCGGTTTCCAGTattcatcttttttattttttaattacagcCACAAACAACACGATCACAACGAACGGACCTTTTTCGCCTACTacctttaaattttattggttttttttgtcataatTATTATTTGCAGCACGggttgtatttttcaatttttacaaatttaatcAGGTATTAAACTTGTAGAATAATTAATGAGGAATTTATAATTGttctttcaacttttttttttggtttttcgaattAATAAAACCATTCAAAGCAGAAAAGTAGAGACATGAGAGACTGTTTTTGTtcttttgttgaataaaattaaaattggtaCATGTGTTCAGCATGATAACAATTGATAAGAGAACATAACGTTCtctttctgttttctttttttgaaaaaaaagtagatatCGACGGCTAATTTGATTGATGAGACTACAAAACGAAAACCGTACTCGTGATTTCTAGTTTGTGTcctttttcggattttcaacGCTATTCGCTCAGCCgaatctttttcattttatatttcagtttttacaaTCAAATGTGTGGGTTTTCGCAGGCCACCAGGAATATTTGTCAACTGGGatctgtttttttcttcaactttttctcatttttcacactttgtaagttttggaaatttttattttatacgccgtaatttttaattagacTCTATCCGAAAGAGACTATATCTATAggaaaaacttccaaattcaaaaaaaaagacgattTTTCTCGTTTATTTGTTAACGATTTTTTGCCAATGTACAATATTGTCAAAATTATCACGGGTTTCTGCTGTGCGAAGTATACtttagaaaattgttaaatagaaaatttaaattttgcacggcctctcttcatttcaaaaaataaataaattgacgTGATGAactgtctctgcgtctctcatggGCGAGAGAGTGAGCTTTTTGAGCCGAATTTGTACTGAAAACGGTAAAATAGGCCGGAAACGGCTGATAGTGaacaaaatctaataaaaatttactaacTGCCTGATCAAACACAtagaaattatatgaaaaaagggcaaaattGTAAATCACCTATGAATACGCCCACatgtgaaagttcaaaattagtgattttccAGACAAACCTGATTAAAGCCGGCGATCCGCTgataaatctttaaattttttattaatatattgTCAATTAAGACTAAGTGTATCTATTTTTATGCAAATATCTAGGTTAGTGATGTTCACGACGCCGGCAGACGGAAAAA
This is a stretch of genomic DNA from Caenorhabditis elegans chromosome V. It encodes these proteins:
- the C08D8.7 gene encoding DUF3951 domain-containing protein (Confirmed by transcript evidence), with the protein product MALSDIFPIFIVAGALWILVYCILMTQKIFMDSHYQEIQPKQHEEGDEEDEHAPVHHQGNNHLDHPHVERENHKQHDHNERTFFAYYL
- the tmd-2 gene encoding Tropomodulin (Confirmed by transcript evidence), coding for MEEELQQLRTNASSDLMTDEDFIATIESMGVEAQEREINDLLKAMHENRIVSWDEAERILMETDQTPIKCSLPEQTRPTEPENEVDVDQCIKKLLDNDPSLKEINLNNMKRTPVPAIKRLLEALAYNEHCERISLANMGLYDHDINVLVTVIEMNQAIKKVNLETNYLSGDFFSKLFKAALVNESVEEIKAVNQGVSFSTQSEKEIIDAIVKNHGLTKISINFRLPEGRHKVENATLRNGELKRVKRREAAQKARLEAEELAKNPVPKLAPEPKKEPEPKKMAPKFGEEKQAPMPVYKLNRTLSRDVQ
- the tmd-2 gene encoding Tropomodulin (Confirmed by transcript evidence); amino-acid sequence: MEEELQQLRTNASSDLMTDEDFIATIESMGVEAQEREINDLLKAMHENRIVSWDEAERILMETDQTPIKCSLPEQTRPTEPENEVDVDQCIKKLLDNDPSLKEINLNNMKRTPVPAIKRLLEALAYNEHCERISLANMGLYDHDINVLVTVIEMNQAIKKVNLETNYLSGDFFSKLFKAALVNESVEEIKAVNQGVSFSTQSEKEIIDAIVKNHGLTKISINFRLPEGRHKVENATLRNGELKRVKRREAAQKARLEAEELAKNPVPKLAPEPKKEPEPKKMAPKIPPAVPKSLVSPEPKPSLAPKAAPVIATAPPKSTILMKQLSFQRASRESEEDTEFVPPPAVPEPPKKLAIPKTFMKKEETPSFQKVAKRPTRQWEPKKQESLEQEEHKETVKEEVKKEEVKEKVPAKVERKHWEPKVAPAPVIDGYAPILDVSGNAAPSTAKPKLDGAPIRAKRPPITAKNIWEQRMAKIEKKEEKKKPLLSIQKIREMEKNDVIKKEEDDRLEQLLKKEKEPKKLNNEHRKLFENGNVAQKKPEPRRHVQKLIAKKPNSILNQTEPTKIEGPDKQETRPTTVIRRTVIRKKEEMVPSEKPEVSENEKPKRRLVRKKKVVEGDGMNGTNGHQSHLTSAPPQAVH